Proteins from one Oscillatoria nigro-viridis PCC 7112 genomic window:
- the dcm gene encoding DNA (cytosine-5-)-methyltransferase: MKFIDLFSGIGGFRQGFEKNGFKCVFSCEINSKCRQVYTDNFGEVPFGDISKINPVELEDFDVLVAGFPCQPFSICGKKLGFEDTRGTLFFDICKIIKIKQPKVIVLENVKHLIHHDKGNTLKVIIASLEDLGYSVNYKMLNAKDFGIPQHRERIFIIATQGKEFNFSRLQTQLTPKLREFLDKTGNFEILDKSEYTLIESPRKQDSGLLFVGYRNKGTWKTGVRPNTEHLSRVHRQPNRIYSVDGVHPTIPSQETSGRFFIYIPEQDMVRKLTLKECYRLMGFPEDFKSYPSAGESYKQIGNSVCVPVVEAIAQEILSQNLLSNEPNEPQRKTETYIQLVLLNC, encoded by the coding sequence ATGAAATTTATAGATTTATTTTCGGGGATAGGAGGTTTCAGACAAGGGTTTGAAAAAAATGGCTTTAAATGCGTTTTTTCCTGCGAAATAAACAGCAAATGCCGACAAGTTTACACGGATAATTTCGGTGAGGTTCCTTTTGGAGATATCAGTAAAATTAATCCCGTCGAGTTAGAAGACTTTGATGTTTTAGTCGCCGGCTTTCCGTGCCAACCTTTTAGCATCTGTGGCAAAAAGTTAGGTTTTGAAGATACTAGAGGCACGCTATTTTTCGATATTTGTAAAATTATCAAAATCAAGCAGCCTAAAGTTATTGTTCTCGAAAATGTCAAGCACTTAATCCATCACGACAAGGGAAATACCTTAAAAGTAATTATTGCCAGTCTTGAAGATTTGGGATACAGCGTGAATTACAAAATGCTGAATGCTAAAGACTTTGGAATTCCTCAACATCGTGAAAGAATATTTATTATTGCAACTCAAGGTAAAGAATTTAATTTTTCTCGGCTTCAAACCCAGTTGACTCCAAAACTCAGGGAATTTCTAGACAAGACAGGGAATTTTGAAATATTGGATAAATCAGAATATACTTTAATTGAGTCTCCGAGAAAGCAAGATTCGGGACTTTTGTTTGTAGGTTACAGAAATAAAGGTACTTGGAAAACTGGCGTGAGGCCGAATACAGAACATTTATCGAGAGTTCACAGACAGCCTAATCGCATTTATTCGGTGGATGGAGTGCATCCGACAATTCCTTCGCAAGAAACATCGGGCCGGTTTTTTATCTACATTCCCGAGCAAGATATGGTGAGAAAGTTGACGCTGAAGGAATGTTACCGTCTTATGGGTTTTCCTGAAGATTTTAAGAGTTATCCGAGTGCGGGGGAAAGTTACAAGCAAATTGGGAATTCGGTTTGTGTACCGGTGGTAGAGGCGATCGCGCAAGAAATATTAAGTCAAAATTTATTGTCAAATGAGCCAAATGAACCACAAAGAAAAACTGAAACATATATACAGCTTGTCCTTTTAAATTGCTGA